The following are from one region of the Planctomycetaceae bacterium genome:
- a CDS encoding Calx-beta domain-containing protein, translating to MAVWNSDNPSISADGSRIAFESYADDLVTGLTDANVYFVQDVYVRDVAAGTTKLASRNRLSATTTGNEASRSPRISRDGSTVVFLSSASNLETGVTDTNSAEDLFAFDYSAGTNKTVSRRSATATTGDAGVDLFDVSDNGQTVAFSSNATNLIAGDLNGASDVFVHDLSSTALELVSVDSNEVKANSSSQRPSISGDGRFVAFVSQASNLSPLSTDFSPQIYARDRAAGTTTLVSVNRLGTAGGNDTSDLPQISRDGSVVAFESYATNLQTGVSDSNSDRDVFVRNWRAASPVTETASRRSTGTSTGNRLSYSPSISEDGTTISFVSNGNNLVAGISDPIVTPDIFAVRSIGLSVNSVTADEGDSGSTNFQFTVTLLSPSTQTVTVDYETLDGSATTADNDYTAASGTLTFNPGETTKVITVSVVGDVTIEPNEVFSLRLFNAVNADIVVGNATGTIRDDDNLAVASVTINSGAAQRSNLETIDVRFTGATNIPDLITAGTIDQAVTLVTSTGASVSLTGARFAYTAAARTLTVDLTLDGLGGSARTMLADGRYELRLDTTLIHFAGNPARLLQDDATPDGFVNLSFHRFDSDFNGDGAVTYADRDLLFSHYGSRLGQLNYDLAFDLDGDGIINSRDYLWLRRRIGLSL from the coding sequence ATGGCCGTTTGGAATTCCGACAACCCGTCGATCAGTGCTGACGGCAGCCGAATTGCGTTCGAATCCTACGCCGACGATCTGGTCACCGGCCTGACGGATGCCAACGTCTACTTCGTGCAGGATGTCTACGTTCGAGACGTCGCTGCCGGAACCACGAAACTGGCGAGCCGCAACCGACTCAGTGCCACAACGACGGGCAACGAAGCTTCTCGTTCGCCGCGAATCAGCCGCGATGGGTCGACTGTAGTCTTCCTGAGTTCCGCGTCGAATCTTGAGACCGGTGTCACGGATACTAATTCGGCAGAAGACCTGTTCGCCTTTGATTATTCCGCGGGCACCAACAAGACGGTTTCACGCCGGTCAGCGACTGCCACGACGGGTGATGCGGGAGTGGATCTCTTCGACGTGTCCGACAACGGCCAGACGGTTGCGTTTTCCAGCAATGCCACAAATCTGATCGCGGGTGACTTGAACGGAGCGTCCGACGTCTTTGTGCACGACCTGTCGAGTACAGCGTTGGAACTGGTGAGCGTCGATTCGAATGAAGTGAAAGCGAACTCGTCTTCGCAGCGTCCCAGTATCAGTGGCGACGGACGATTTGTTGCGTTCGTAAGTCAGGCGTCCAACCTTTCGCCGCTTTCGACGGACTTTTCCCCGCAGATCTACGCTCGCGACCGGGCTGCCGGGACTACGACGCTGGTTTCAGTCAATCGCCTCGGTACGGCTGGCGGCAATGACACAAGCGACCTGCCTCAAATCAGTCGCGACGGTTCCGTCGTCGCTTTTGAAAGTTACGCCACGAATCTGCAGACAGGTGTCAGCGACAGCAACAGCGATCGCGACGTCTTTGTCCGCAACTGGCGAGCCGCGAGTCCCGTGACGGAAACGGCCAGTCGTCGCAGTACCGGAACCTCGACCGGAAACCGCCTGTCGTATTCACCGAGTATCAGCGAAGACGGAACAACGATTTCCTTCGTGAGCAACGGCAACAACCTGGTGGCCGGAATCTCAGATCCGATCGTCACGCCGGACATCTTTGCCGTGCGTTCCATTGGATTGTCCGTCAACAGTGTGACCGCAGACGAAGGCGACAGCGGGAGCACGAACTTCCAGTTCACCGTGACGCTGCTGTCGCCGAGCACTCAGACAGTCACCGTTGACTATGAGACGCTCGACGGCAGCGCCACTACGGCCGACAACGACTACACGGCCGCCAGCGGAACGCTGACATTCAATCCCGGCGAAACGACGAAGGTCATCACGGTGTCAGTCGTCGGCGACGTCACGATCGAACCGAACGAAGTCTTCTCGCTGCGGCTGTTCAATGCCGTCAACGCTGACATCGTGGTGGGGAACGCGACCGGAACGATTCGTGACGACGACAACCTGGCCGTTGCCAGTGTCACGATCAACAGCGGAGCGGCACAGCGGTCGAATCTGGAAACGATCGACGTACGCTTCACCGGAGCAACGAACATCCCGGACCTGATCACGGCCGGAACGATCGATCAGGCGGTCACGCTGGTTACGTCGACCGGCGCGTCCGTCAGTCTCACGGGGGCGCGGTTCGCGTACACGGCAGCCGCTCGCACACTAACGGTTGATCTGACACTGGACGGGTTGGGCGGCAGTGCCCGCACCATGCTGGCCGACGGCCGATACGAACTGCGGCTGGACACCACTTTGATCCACTTCGCCGGCAACCCGGCGCGACTGCTGCAGGACGACGCCACACCGGACGGCTTCGTGAACCTGAGCTTCCATCGGTTCGATTCAGACTTCAACGGCGACGGGGCCGTGACGTACGCCGACCGGGATCTGCTGTTCAGTCACTACGGCAGCAGACTCGGTCAGTTGAACTATGACCTGGCCTTCGACCTTGACGGCGACGGCATCATCAATAGCCGCGACTACCTGTGGCTTCGTCGGCGGATCGGACTGTCGCTGTAA
- a CDS encoding PEP-CTERM sorting domain-containing protein (PEP-CTERM proteins occur, often in large numbers, in the proteomes of bacteria that also encode an exosortase, a predicted intramembrane cysteine proteinase. The presence of a PEP-CTERM domain at a protein's C-terminus predicts cleavage within the sorting domain, followed by covalent anchoring to some some component of the (usually Gram-negative) cell surface. Many PEP-CTERM proteins exhibit an unusual sequence composition that includes large numbers of potential glycosylation sites. Expression of one such protein has been shown restore the ability of a bacterium to form floc, a type of biofilm.): MNTVGLAPGTYDVTFDDFASAFPTEAFGEVNGVYDNVPLMLNPLSQSFTISAVPEPSTWGLLLCSTAAFGVCRWRRRATVAAKTTRCD; this comes from the coding sequence GTGAACACAGTCGGCCTGGCGCCGGGGACCTACGACGTCACATTTGACGACTTCGCGAGTGCTTTCCCAACAGAAGCCTTCGGTGAAGTGAACGGCGTTTACGACAACGTTCCTCTGATGCTGAACCCACTGTCGCAGTCGTTCACGATTTCCGCCGTCCCGGAACCGTCGACGTGGGGATTGCTGCTGTGTTCGACGGCGGCGTTTGGCGTCTGTCGCTGGCGGCGGCGGGCCACGGTGGCGGCGAAGACAACAAGGTGCGATTAG
- a CDS encoding IS5 family transposase translates to MSETVAEAGCRRHLFARKKGGLEVGKTKKGKGTKLMLMTDGQGVPMSAMTTSAQDAEVNTIETLVDVRMLKKCPRRLLYDKAADADWLRDTLQKRGIEQITPHRSGRKRDSRQDGRALRRYRHRWKIERTISWLQYQRRLLVRHERHAHLFEGFAHLACMILCLRWF, encoded by the coding sequence GTGTCCGAAACTGTTGCCGAAGCAGGTTGTCGACGGCACCTTTTCGCCCGCAAAAAAGGGGGTCTTGAGGTCGGCAAGACCAAGAAGGGAAAGGGAACCAAGCTGATGTTGATGACCGACGGTCAGGGGGTCCCGATGTCTGCAATGACGACATCGGCACAGGATGCGGAAGTGAATACTATCGAGACTCTTGTTGACGTGCGAATGCTGAAGAAGTGCCCCAGGCGTCTCCTCTACGATAAGGCGGCCGATGCCGACTGGCTCCGTGATACACTTCAGAAGCGGGGAATCGAACAGATCACACCGCATCGAAGCGGGCGAAAGAGAGATAGTCGGCAGGATGGGCGTGCACTGCGACGTTATCGTCATCGATGGAAAATCGAACGTACCATCAGTTGGTTGCAGTACCAACGGCGACTCCTCGTTCGCCACGAAAGACACGCTCACCTGTTCGAAGGATTTGCTCACCTCGCCTGCATGATTCTATGCTTGAGGTGGTTTTGA
- a CDS encoding hydantoinase B/oxoprolinase family protein, which translates to MDDGTRIAVTITVRGDEATVDFSGTAEVHPGNLNANRAITTAAVLYSFRCFLNEDVPLNAGVLEPLTMIIPAGLLNPAAGPCPDSSPAMVGGNVETSQRIVDVLLGALDLAAASQGTMNNLTFGSESFGYYETICGGAGATGTADGADAVHTHMTNTRLTDPEILEHRYPVRLRQFGIRQNSGGAGQHRGGNGIVREIEFLKSLHVSMLSQRRDTNQPYGLHGGAAGAAGANSLQRCGTTQFQNLGGSFAVTVAAGDVLRIETPGGGGFGK; encoded by the coding sequence CTGGACGATGGCACTCGAATCGCCGTCACGATCACCGTACGCGGCGATGAAGCGACGGTGGATTTTTCCGGCACGGCAGAAGTTCATCCCGGCAACCTGAATGCCAACCGCGCGATCACAACAGCGGCGGTGCTGTATTCGTTTCGCTGTTTTCTGAACGAAGACGTGCCGCTGAACGCCGGAGTGCTGGAACCGCTGACAATGATTATTCCGGCAGGCTTGCTGAATCCAGCCGCCGGCCCGTGTCCCGATAGTTCGCCCGCGATGGTTGGCGGCAATGTCGAAACTTCGCAGCGAATTGTTGACGTGCTGCTGGGCGCACTCGACCTGGCTGCTGCCAGCCAGGGCACGATGAACAACCTGACGTTCGGTAGCGAGTCGTTCGGGTACTACGAAACCATCTGCGGCGGTGCCGGCGCGACCGGAACCGCCGACGGAGCCGACGCGGTGCATACTCATATGACGAATACGCGGTTGACTGACCCGGAGATTCTGGAACACCGATATCCGGTGCGGCTGCGACAATTCGGCATACGGCAGAACTCCGGCGGAGCAGGGCAGCATCGTGGCGGAAATGGAATTGTCCGCGAGATCGAGTTCCTGAAGTCTCTGCACGTGTCAATGCTGTCGCAGCGACGGGACACCAACCAACCGTATGGGCTGCACGGAGGCGCGGCGGGCGCTGCCGGGGCCAATAGCCTTCAGCGTTGCGGAACGACGCAGTTTCAGAACCTCGGCGGAAGCTTTGCGGTCACCGTCGCCGCCGGTGATGTCCTGCGGATCGAAACACCCGGCGGCGGCGGCTTCGGGAAGTAG
- a CDS encoding hydantoinase B/oxoprolinase family protein gives MIPYRGGSHLPDVTVVTPVFAEQLAKLSVERPGPDFFVANRAHHAEIGGIVPGSMPPFSKNLSEEGVLIRSRKLVDAGQSREEGISVSCLRPVRFPAVRSATIWRTRRLQVAANACGVRLLQQLCERHEVDAVQSYMPYSARGDQEDAAGNSTGLTTERTRSPIRWTMALESPSRSPYAAMKRRWIFPARQKFIPAT, from the coding sequence ATGATCCCGTATCGAGGTGGTTCTCATCTGCCCGATGTGACGGTGGTGACGCCGGTGTTCGCGGAGCAGCTTGCCAAGTTGAGCGTCGAAAGACCGGGGCCGGATTTCTTCGTGGCGAATCGTGCTCACCACGCGGAAATCGGCGGAATTGTCCCCGGAAGCATGCCGCCGTTTTCGAAGAATCTCTCCGAAGAAGGTGTCCTGATTCGCAGCCGGAAACTGGTCGACGCCGGACAGTCGCGGGAAGAAGGGATATCCGTGAGCTGCTTGCGTCCGGTCCGTTTCCCAGCCGTGCGGTCAGCGACAATCTGGCGGACACGGCGGCTCCAGGTGGCGGCCAACGCCTGTGGAGTGCGGCTGCTGCAACAGCTTTGCGAGCGACACGAGGTCGACGCCGTCCAAAGCTACATGCCATATTCAGCACGCGGCGACCAGGAAGATGCGGCTGGCAACTCAACCGGCTTGACGACCGAGCGTACACGTTCGCCGATTCGCTGGACGATGGCACTCGAATCGCCGTCACGATCACCGTACGCGGCGATGAAGCGACGGTGGATTTTTCCGGCACGGCAGAAGTTCATCCCGGCAACCTGA